A region from the Sulfurimonas sp. genome encodes:
- a CDS encoding SCO family protein has translation MTNRYKTVAIFVLILFFGTIPFVQSLFFSGSSKGAIKIEREVKADFIKSDKKFVLLFFGYFGCRDVCTPIMQEMAKLYESKEFEEVKDSVDFLFVNLTPEVEEFQPDLFAKYFNKNFKGVYLSKRELFAIDRNFELYFARSLNDETELNHTDNIYLIQNDKESKVLKSIYSTHPLKIKKLIDDIIQIKKVSGI, from the coding sequence TTGACAAACCGATATAAAACAGTTGCTATCTTTGTTTTAATTCTGTTTTTTGGCACAATTCCGTTTGTTCAGTCGCTGTTTTTTAGCGGCAGTTCTAAAGGCGCCATAAAAATCGAGAGAGAAGTAAAAGCCGATTTTATAAAAAGCGATAAAAAATTTGTACTGCTTTTTTTCGGATACTTCGGATGCAGGGATGTCTGTACTCCGATTATGCAAGAGATGGCTAAGCTGTATGAATCAAAAGAGTTTGAAGAGGTAAAAGATAGCGTGGATTTTTTGTTTGTAAATCTTACGCCGGAAGTTGAAGAGTTTCAGCCGGATCTGTTTGCAAAGTATTTTAACAAAAATTTTAAAGGCGTATATTTATCAAAAAGAGAGCTGTTTGCTATAGACAGAAATTTTGAACTCTATTTTGCAAGAAGCCTAAACGACGAAACGGAGTTGAATCATACCGATAATATATACCTGATTCAAAACGACAAAGAGAGTAAAGTGCTAAAATCCATCTATTCAACACATCCCTTAAAGATAAAAAAGCTAATTGATGATATTATACAAATAAAAAAAGTTTCTGGAATATAA
- a CDS encoding ABC transporter substrate binding protein gives MNLFKIFFLLLCLAYSLYGSQKAKVFALHSYSQEYEWTKNQHSSFVSTLKKSANEFEIYSEYLDTKRVDLTPEYQNKFIEYLKTKYADASPDLIYVSDDNALNFIYEHYDKLFKNDKNKIPVFFSGINDFGMHEKLPSDIYTGVYELKEIKPNIELIKQFSPQTREVYIVGDNSNTYEFIKKEIQTQEAVFPNFKFHYIGESEIGKIQRELPNKPKTFVILTTIGNIKDEKNSVLLPNESIQRMKQNKNLIILSMEDAYMSEGVVGGYVTSGIKQGEEAANLVLKYLDEKTLKNVPSLLKSPNLYIFNSKELVEARVILSEYIARNSTIIGKDKDFIEKNQSTLLNIFAVIATVLFFTTVTLYVMGKKRDLQSQEL, from the coding sequence TTGAATCTATTTAAAATATTTTTTTTACTCCTCTGCCTTGCCTACTCTTTATACGGCTCGCAAAAAGCAAAGGTATTTGCACTGCATTCGTATTCTCAAGAGTACGAATGGACGAAAAATCAGCACTCTTCATTTGTATCTACACTAAAGAAAAGTGCTAATGAGTTTGAAATCTATAGCGAATATCTGGATACAAAAAGAGTAGATTTAACTCCCGAGTATCAAAATAAATTTATCGAATATCTAAAAACAAAATACGCCGATGCAAGCCCAGACCTTATATATGTCTCCGACGACAACGCGTTAAATTTCATATATGAACATTATGACAAACTGTTTAAAAACGACAAAAACAAGATACCAGTTTTCTTCTCGGGAATAAATGATTTTGGTATGCACGAAAAACTTCCGAGTGATATTTATACGGGGGTATACGAGCTAAAAGAGATAAAACCGAATATTGAACTGATAAAGCAGTTCTCTCCGCAGACAAGGGAAGTTTATATCGTCGGTGACAACTCAAACACCTATGAATTTATAAAAAAAGAGATTCAAACCCAAGAAGCTGTTTTTCCAAATTTTAAATTTCATTATATCGGCGAAAGTGAGATTGGCAAGATTCAAAGAGAGCTGCCGAATAAACCGAAAACTTTTGTGATTTTAACGACTATCGGCAATATAAAAGATGAAAAAAACAGCGTGCTGCTGCCAAACGAATCTATACAAAGAATGAAACAAAACAAAAACCTCATCATACTGAGCATGGAGGATGCCTATATGTCCGAAGGCGTCGTCGGCGGATATGTAACAAGCGGGATAAAACAAGGCGAAGAGGCGGCAAATTTAGTGTTAAAATATTTGGATGAGAAAACACTAAAAAATGTACCTTCTCTTCTGAAAAGTCCGAATTTGTACATTTTCAACTCTAAAGAGCTGGTAGAAGCAAGAGTGATACTCTCGGAGTATATTGCAAGGAACTCTACTATTATAGGCAAAGACAAAGATTTTATCGAAAAGAACCAATCTACACTTCTAAATATTTTTGCAGTCATTGCAACCGTTCTCTTTTTTACAACCGTTACTTTGTATGTGATGGGAAAAAAAAGAGATTTACAATCGCAGGAATTATAA
- a CDS encoding SDR family oxidoreductase, whose amino-acid sequence MKVLLTGANGYIGRRLKNILKNQKGIELRVFVRNKKSLSKDTVENFEVIEGDTFDKDALKKALEGVDTAYYLIHSLNKENYKELDKLSAQNFIDTASECGVKRVVYLGGLGVKNSDTSKHLLSRIETGEILSSSNSVQAVWIRAGVIIGSGSASFEIIRNLVEKLPVMITPKWVNTYAQPIAVDDVISYLLSSLYIEYEKNLVVDIGSQKMMYRDMMLQTAEALELKRYIFSVPFMSINLSSYWLNLFTPVPFSVAKALIEGLKSEVTIQNENAKIYFSSIVPMSYKDAVKKAVQEIEQNQVISRWSDADDACWDKIHSKEINDAIFVDRKEVDISSYDKDKVFLAIKSIGGKNGWFDYDFLWELRGIIDKALGGVGLNRGRRDNCDLRLGECLDFWRVEDIKEGERLLLFAQMKLPGHAWLEFKIDGDKLIQSAYFYPKGIFGRVYWYFFIPMHYFIFNNMIKSILKNSLKI is encoded by the coding sequence ATGAAAGTTTTATTAACTGGTGCAAACGGATATATCGGAAGAAGACTAAAAAATATACTTAAAAATCAAAAAGGGATAGAGTTAAGAGTTTTTGTTCGTAACAAAAAGAGCCTTTCAAAAGATACGGTTGAAAATTTTGAAGTAATAGAGGGTGATACTTTTGACAAAGATGCTCTGAAAAAAGCGCTTGAAGGAGTCGATACGGCTTATTATTTAATTCATTCGTTAAACAAAGAAAACTATAAAGAGCTTGATAAACTCTCAGCTCAAAATTTTATAGATACGGCAAGTGAATGTGGAGTAAAAAGAGTTGTCTATCTTGGTGGATTAGGCGTAAAAAACAGTGACACTAGCAAACATCTGCTAAGCAGAATCGAGACAGGTGAGATACTTAGTTCATCAAACAGTGTACAGGCGGTATGGATACGAGCAGGAGTCATAATAGGCTCGGGGAGTGCTAGTTTTGAAATTATTAGAAATCTTGTAGAGAAATTGCCCGTTATGATTACGCCAAAGTGGGTAAACACTTATGCCCAACCAATAGCCGTAGATGATGTAATAAGCTATCTTCTCTCATCTTTATATATTGAATATGAGAAAAATTTAGTAGTTGATATAGGTTCTCAAAAGATGATGTACAGGGATATGATGCTTCAAACAGCAGAAGCGCTTGAACTTAAAAGATATATTTTTAGCGTTCCTTTTATGAGCATAAATCTGTCATCATACTGGCTCAACCTTTTTACTCCGGTGCCTTTTAGTGTCGCAAAAGCACTTATAGAGGGATTGAAATCTGAAGTGACTATTCAAAATGAGAATGCAAAAATATATTTTTCATCTATTGTGCCTATGAGTTATAAAGATGCCGTTAAAAAGGCTGTGCAAGAGATAGAGCAAAATCAGGTTATAAGCAGATGGAGCGATGCCGACGATGCATGCTGGGATAAAATACACTCAAAAGAGATAAATGATGCTATTTTTGTAGATAGAAAAGAGGTGGATATAAGTTCTTATGATAAAGATAAAGTTTTTCTTGCTATAAAATCAATCGGCGGTAAAAACGGCTGGTTTGATTATGATTTTTTATGGGAACTTCGAGGAATTATAGATAAAGCTTTAGGCGGTGTCGGACTCAATCGCGGAAGAAGAGATAACTGTGACTTAAGACTCGGTGAATGTCTTGATTTTTGGAGAGTTGAAGATATAAAAGAGGGTGAGAGACTTCTTTTATTTGCTCAAATGAAACTACCCGGGCATGCATGGCTTGAGTTTAAGATAGACGGAGATAAACTTATCCAGTCTGCATATTTTTATCCTAAAGGGATATTTGGCAGGGTGTATTGGTATTTTTTTATACCTATGCACTATTTTATTTTTAATAATATGATAAAGAGTATTTTGAAAAACAGTTTAAAAATTTAA
- a CDS encoding acyl-ACP--UDP-N- acetylglucosamine O-acyltransferase, translating into MSNIHTTTIIEEGAIIAPDVIIGPFCHIGKGVEIKSGCTLESNIILRGKITIDENVKIFSFATIGCDDSEITVGTKTHIREFTQIGTQDSEDEKNKKITIGANNFIMGYVQILFGVELGEFCIVTNAVRLYENVKCEERVIVGGFSTIEANNKIGTGVMIGGASVVTTDIPPFMLVEGNKATIKGLNVIGLRRRLENKEDIEEIKAIYKKVLGDGTDKILAQEIAETNENDYIVRLASFIASSNLQ; encoded by the coding sequence ATGTCAAATATACATACAACAACCATAATTGAAGAAGGTGCGATTATCGCTCCCGATGTTATCATCGGTCCATTTTGCCATATCGGCAAAGGCGTAGAGATAAAATCGGGCTGTACCTTGGAGTCAAATATTATTCTCAGAGGCAAAATAACGATAGACGAAAATGTAAAAATCTTTAGTTTTGCTACAATCGGATGCGATGATTCTGAAATAACGGTAGGAACAAAAACGCACATAAGAGAGTTTACGCAAATCGGTACTCAAGACAGCGAAGATGAGAAAAACAAAAAAATCACTATCGGCGCAAATAATTTCATTATGGGCTATGTACAGATACTCTTTGGCGTTGAACTAGGTGAATTTTGTATAGTTACAAATGCCGTCAGACTGTATGAAAATGTAAAATGCGAAGAAAGAGTAATCGTCGGCGGATTTAGCACAATCGAAGCAAACAATAAAATCGGCACGGGTGTTATGATAGGAGGAGCATCGGTCGTAACAACCGACATACCGCCTTTTATGCTGGTTGAGGGAAACAAAGCAACCATAAAAGGACTCAATGTCATCGGTCTTAGAAGAAGGCTTGAAAATAAAGAGGACATAGAAGAGATAAAAGCCATCTATAAAAAAGTTTTAGGCGACGGCACGGATAAAATCTTAGCACAAGAGATTGCAGAGACAAATGAGAACGACTACATAGTTAGGCTTGCCTCTTTTATAGCCTCTAGTAATCTTCAATAA